In Rutidosis leptorrhynchoides isolate AG116_Rl617_1_P2 chromosome 6, CSIRO_AGI_Rlap_v1, whole genome shotgun sequence, the DNA window tgctactaactcaaaatccgttacgaacaaatcttcttcatcattcttcgatattagaaattctaagatatcatcgtatcttttattataaatatcctcgatatttctgaagatattttcataagcattcttatctgaaatcattcatctcttcgcgctatctgtattacatcataaaagaaactattttagtttctaaattctgaagccttcaagtttaaaatttgaatgttttgaagtagtgttggaactgaagcatgaattagtataataaaatgacacttgatcaacgtgattatattacagtaagtcatgctgagtttctaatggaacgtgataaaggttcacagatcataccctcatcataaaccatattacataactctttcgttctatttaacctctaaactatcaagaaaatattttcttaatgattcggtctttttcgaggtattctggtaatttgacaagtcagattgtgctattaccgtttttttttaaacattaattatgttcattccgaaattcatacctacgaattctggaccattattcgcttgatttaaagtcgggaagataaaacaaaagcatgaagcttcaaaatatcaatgagagtatatataagtaaattggagagagtattgactgtggatgtcaataattatggaaagacagaagcagagacatcgaaatataagggaagatataaaacccaacaactacccagaaattacaaaccgtgtatatcaatgcgtatagcaatataaagacacgggagaatgaaaaatactataaccccaaggtaatggtagaagaaaataacttcctccggtggtagatgaaaaagaagaatgacagatatgaaagttagtagtatatcaagaatcagaactggatgaagcattttttttacaatcttttgaaaataggaaatgaggaagaagatgtaagagtgatgaaaataatgaaacggaagaggtcaaattatagcgaaatatcaaacacagcaatcgaagcaaattacgcatttaatcaaaagaaatcttaatttccttaaattccgaagaatcaaatcttatttagattatgaagattttctattccttaaattatggaaatcaatcgttaatacgtcaagagttaagacgaatctctattctccatttcactctattacgataacttctcttatacgcttcgagtaattggattgttttatccatattactcaacggtaataaaattctatttatcaactcatattcgtcatgaaaacatttttattgttagccatgacgacctcactcaaatttcgggacgaaatttctgtaacgggtaggtactgtgatgacccagaaatttcgactaaatttaaacttaatctttgtatgattaacatttccgacacgataagcaaagtctgtaaaactgaatctcaaaatttttgaattacttttatatatttaaataccttcggttgttttcgacgattcgcgaacaattatatgtaaaaagatacatatatactataacatgaaaaggtaacaatgtattaattgtttgataccgtacattaaacttattggtttaaatatctatttgaatgtatatgataagttgaaatatttattattaaaatttatttataaataacgtccaatgtgtatttaaaaactgatttatgtatattaaaaagatatatacatatatataataaacgatagtaacattcgtttattgattcaattgatatttagataagttaactaaagcgtttaagatgaaccagttaaacactaatttgctacagtgttttcaaattgccacattactcaaaatgctacagtgttttcgaaaatcactatttgctacagtgaaattgactttgctacagtgaattgctacagtaaaatttgactttgctacagtaactttgctacagaaaaacactattttaaaatgtatttttaacaaataacgagacgatgatttatagaagtaaatgaccaaaatactcgaaagtttaagatatactatgagtggtatagtttatggataacttaaggctatatcttgacaaaggtacgtgtcacgaaacgtaaaatgcaagttttctcagcgtacgaaaggacgttcgaaaaaccgaaaccgggacataagtcgagtggcgtcatacgacttatcggaacaaaaattacaagataactatgcacgtgaatttaatataatatataattaattatataaattaaatatattatatttatatatataatataaaattatgtcgacaagctaggagccaaaacaatgtgagctgtccctggtcctcatgcgagtcgcatggccagaaggccatttccatgcgagtcgcatgactccagatttcaggccacatctataaatttcagtgttttcgctcgatttaaatcacacacatacacaaatatatatatactccgtaatattatctattatttattattattattattattattattattattattaataagattattattaatcttattatttttttattattattagtgttattatttttgcgatacaaaaataataatgtacaaaaaatattacgacggagtgctgtccaagtaattttcaaaacgagtttccgagcgagctagagctaaggaaaatatgggttattgccaaggaaattatgggtaatgttcgggggtatttttgtgaatcaaacctcgtgtttatcatctccgatgcgtctacgtgctttcctgcaatattgtatatcaatattaaactgtgagttcattgatccctttttatacatatttttgggctgagaatacatgcaaatgctttattaaccgatatacaatatttatatgcgtgagtttcatttgctccctttttaattgcttttgcaatctatatttttgggctgagaatacatgcactttatttcaaacgcaatggatacaagtacatactaaattctacaccgagtttgaaccgaaaatcccttagctttggtaactagtaactgccagttataagaactggtgggcgcgagtagtagtatatggatccatagggcatgatatccccgtccgagctagagcgctagccttttaacggacgtatgctatttgagaagcgtacacgttggtttgcgtgtattattaagatgattatacaaagggtacaaataatataagcattaaagtttagttaccagggtgctcaattttgtagaaccgattgataaacgtttcgaatgaaacaactgaaatcttgtgatccaccttttatgtaaaacctattgataaacgttttgaataaaacaactgaacttttgtaatccacattgatatacggattatgtgtaatattaaaactatgaactcaccaacctttgtgttgacacttgaagcatgtttattctcaggtttctagaagtcttccgctgtttgcttatacgtgatacaagatatgtgcttggagtcatacatgctatatacaagaaacttgcattcaccaaaccattaccatgtatcttattttgactgtattgtcaacagatgtattattgtaaaccatttaaatggtgattgtctatacgtaggaatcatcagatgttaaaaacctggaatttatatatttatttatgaaataccttttcaaacgaatacaatgttacaaaatgtatcacatagaggtcaaatacctcgcaatgaaatcaatgaatgacgtgttcgtccaagtggatttggagcgatcgtcacagttttgGTTTTGGGAAACGAATGACACTGACATTCGCACACAGGCGGACACAGATACTTCGGACTTCATCTGCCACTACGAGACAGTTCCATAGTAGGACGGTCCTCGTGATGACTGTAGCATGTGTGTTTACTCGCATGTGGAAAGAGTTGTGTAGCTACAGCTACCTAATAGACGAGAAGCCCGACCTGGTTACTTTAACATACAGAAACCAGGTGTTGCATGTCTTATTCATAGCCCGATTTGATGGCAGGAAGCACCCGCCAATCGAGCAATAAAAGACGGAGAAGCCGGCTAAGTCGACTCAGTAGTTAGTGATttatgtatttttgtaattagaatttcatgtatataaatttttaaatattatggcacttttaaatatttatataataatacttattttatttcTCATATATTAGTTGCactcattatttatttataaattttcAATATATTCTATAAACTGGAAACATTATTTGCAGCAACATAACACACACTACTCAGAGATCACTACAGTACGGAGTGTCATTTTGACCAATTTCCTAACATAGTAATGTAATTCAAATACCTATTGTTCCAACGTTGGGCCCAAATTTCCTAATTGGAATAGTCAACCAAATCGGGCTTATACTGAGCGATGGACCAACAATACCTTGCCCAAAACAATCAACAGTCTTCTTAGACCTCGAGGCTCGAGGGCTAGACATCTGTTCTTGAATTAATATGGACCTGTACTGTATGGCTGTAGACATACAGAAATGACATATTATAGTGGTTCTAACCAGGGGCGTGCACCATTTGGTTTGAAACCATttaaaccgaatatcgaatcgaaaccaaatcgaaaaaaaccaaaccgaatttgaaaaatggttttcggatcgagaaaaaccgaaaccgaattttaatttagtttttcggtttggttttcggttttgaaattttttaatttggttaaccgaaaaccgaatataaaaccgaattcaatttacacaatattaaataaatattttaagttatttatattattgtatacATGTACGAGAAACGATTTTGAATAGATATTTTAACTCTGCAAGTCAAATTCGGTTTACTTGGATTGAAATCCTATTTTAATCTTTAATTTCATAAATTTCCTTTTAACTCCACATGTTTGAAACTGTAATCATTTCAAGCCGATTTGATATTCAGTTCAATATATGTGTGTGCGCACGTTGAATCAATCAAATTTATATACACTGCTTTACAACATTTTATTATTAGAAAGTATACACTATGACTAAAACAGAGAAAGTTTTAGCTTTGTTATTGGtattgattttgttaatttttgatataaaatgaattGTATAATGTCATAATGATATTATATAAGCTTATTTTATTTTCtacaatttgtatatatattcgagtatatatattagtttagtatgATAATTAGAaagttaataatataatgtttatttATATCGCGagaaaaaggtaaaaaaaaaaaaaaaatcaatgtgGGAGTTATtttggttttaaccgaaaccgaaccgaattcaaatttggttttcggttcggttttggttttggttttgatatttgaatttggtttcggtttggtttttggttttaatttttagaatttcaaaaccgaaaaaaccaaaccgaataaaccgaaaaatcaaaaaccgaaccgatgaacacccctagttcTAACTCCCAATTCCAAGCAACTCCAACTCAATCTGTATGTTTAGTGGTCTTAACTTATTGGCTAAAAGGCATTTACATTTTACatttacaaaataacaaaattcAAAAAACAAAATAAGAAAAGAAAATAGAAGATAACGATTTTATACTACTCGTATATGACGTCACACATGTCACTAACCCACATGCTTCGTTACAAAAATGTTTCCCGGCAAATTTGTCTTCATTCTAAAATTCGTAGCACGCGGGCCCCATTCTTTCATCATCGTCGCTTCACCACCATAAGATTTTGTTACATGAGCCATCAAAACAATCAATGAATCAAACATATACTAGACAACGACTATGACattaaatatcaatatttgtattacaCCTGCACCTATAAGAATATTGAGTTAATAATATTTcaaaaaattaaacttaattaaatataaatataaatacttagTATCATATAAGAGTAcacataagcaaaactttttaacaaAATGTTAAATTTACAATCAAAATATACGGTACTGCCACAAATCAATTAGGCGATAAAATTAATTGAGTTGATCGACATAGCGGACACGACACGTTGGATGAAAGCCACGTGTCAATACACGTAGGGTGAAACGCATGTCGGCAATACGGAATCACTTTCACCATTTCTCTATCTTCAAACTCGCTCAAGCAAATCGAACACTCACTGCTACAAGTCTTCATCTTCGACTCGCCACCGTACGGAACCACAGGAAGTGACCGTACTGTGAAAGCATCAAGTCCCCCGCAGCGTTTTCTGATGTGAAAACGCGGCGGCGGTTGACTAGAATCTTCTTGAGAATTAGTGATGTTTGAGAAGCGGCGGATGTAAAGAGAGAAAAAGGCCATGAAAAAGAGAACGGTAAGGAGGATAAGGATTGTGAGGGCTAATGAGGAGTCGAACGGTGAGTTGGAGGTGAAGTGTGGCGGCGGAGATGCGACGGTTTCAGCGGTGGAGGCGTCTTCTTGGAGTAAGTTGCGGTGGTAGGAAATAAGTGGAGTCATGGTGAGTGAAGAATGGTGATGGATGATTATTGGTGATAAGCATCAAGTGTTTGATGCTCATCGTTATGTTTAGGTTATTTTGTGACTTGTGGGTTGTGACTGACACCAATTTTTGTACGGATTTCATTTTTATACAATTATTAATGTACCTAATTTTTACAGTTAACTGATTCACCATTTTTATTAGAAATGCATTTTTAAGaattttataatttgtattttctttttcAAAAAGCAAGATGATTTTTATTAAATCACAAAGTGGGCCAAAAGGACATATACATGTTACACAATCCATATACATGTTACACGATTGGGCTATACAAAGCCCTAATAGAACTCGATGGACTTGATGGAGTTACATGCCTAAAGAAACTGTAGAGCAGCAGCGACATTAGTTGGAGAGAGTGCAACATATTGACACACTAGAGTACTCACTAGACTCGTAGCTAAACAAGACACGACCAAGGATCCGAGATCCACTCTAACCAACTAATATTCCGATTCCTGATAcgactaatgtagtgacccgaacttttccacgattatatattaattgagaactatattaacatgattaaatgtttccaacatgttaagcaatcaaacttgttaagacttgattaattgaaacggatttttatGCAAACGATTGACTACCCAGTTTGTCcggcgattcaagaacgttaaaacttgtaaaaacgacatggtggtatatgtatggatatatatatatatatatacatatatatatatatatatatatatatatatatatatatatatatatatatatatatatatatatatatatatatatatgtattaagatattaatacactatgtttaacatgataaaatgataattaaatatatcattaagtgtatttaataatgaactacatatgtaaaacaagactactaacttaatgatttcgaaacgagttacatatgtaacgattatcattgtaatgacgttttaatatatatatatatatatatatatatatatatatatatatatatatatatatatatatatatatatatatatatatatatatatatattcatacaccatgttaccaTGATAATatgacaatttaacatctcattagacataataacaatgggttaactacattgaatgaaatcgttaacttataggtttcaaaacaacacatacatgtaacgactaacgatgagttaacgacttaattaaaatatatatatatatatatatatatatatatatatatatatatatatatatatatatatatatatatatatatatatatatatatatatatagtgtattaagatgtattaatacacatttgaaggacttcaagacatatatcaaaacactcatacttaacaaaaatggttacaattacattcccattcgttttcatcataaattctactcgtattcaatcagtattcgtactcgtattatacccagctgctagatgtatatactattggtatatacacttcaatgatcagctcttagcagccttaatgagtcacctaaacatgtgagaaccatcatttaacatctagcatgaaatatctagcaaaattacaaactaatggagcctatatgatgagGCATCCATTCACGTGaatgaacacacacatacacacttccattttcaactttcatgcatcaaattgatctctctcttattctctcttgatgttctaagtgttcttcatcatcttcatcaaaatctacatcaatctagctcaaaaatccaaacataaatcaACTTACAAAGCAACTacttaagaaaacttcaagaacactttcaagtttgataGATTACTtcgaagctttctaatccattccaagtaatcatctaagatcaagaaacttttgttatttacagtaggttatctttctaattcaaggtaatattcatgttcaaactttgattcaattttttaaCTAtatctatcttaattcaagtaataATCTTActcgaatttgttttcgtgtcatgattctacttcaagaacttccaagccatcaaagatcctttgaagctcaagttaatttctcatcatttccagtaggtttacctactataattgaggtagtaaagatgttcataatatcattcgattcatatatatataactatcttattcgaagaatataacttgtaatcactagaacatagtatagttaatattaaacttgttcgcaaacaaagttaatccttctaacttaacttttaaaatcaactaaatacatgttttatatttatatgatatgctaacttaatgatttcaaacttgaaaacacgaagaataccgtaaaaacggacatacgccgtcgtagtaaaaccgggggctgttttgggttggataattaaaaaatatgataatatttgatttgaaagttgttcttctggaaaaatgatatttattatgaacatgaaactatatccaaaaatcttggttaaactcaaagtagaagtatgtttttcaaaacggtcatcaagacgtcgttctttcgactgaaatgactatctctttcaaaaatgacttgtaacctgtaactccgactataaaccatcactttttctgtttagtttcataaattttagttcgataagaaaccatagcaatttgattcactcaaaacggatttataacgaagaaattatgggttaaacaAAATTAGatagaattactagttttagctacggaaatttttataacaaatctatactaactatatcttagctaactttcttatattatacatgtcttgatagaccatatacacgtatacaatattttgacatatcatattgacatcatctatatatattattttgaataacccataagacactatatgcggtaatgctcgagttagcatataatgaatcgaggttgattctaaaataatatatataccatgggttatgatcgagtctgagacatgtatacaatgggtcatggattgattcgagataatatgtataatatgggtcttgaaaatattaagacaatatactatatcgatttatttatgtactactaactgtggactactaattgtggactactaacgttggactgctaacttaacaacttaaatcatcaacacgtaataaaaatgttgtgactatatttcgatcatactttgatatatatgtatatatttgttataggttcgtgaatcgacccgtggccaagtctaattctcgacgaattaaaaattcgttaaagtgagttatagtcccacttttattatctaatatttttgggatgaatacatgcagttttctaaatattttacaaaatagacacaagtaatcgaaactacattctatgttgtattatcgaaccgaatatgcccctttttagcttggtaaccaaagaattagggaaatggcccctaattgacgcgaatcctaaagatagatctatttggcccaacaaacctcatccgagttacggatgatttagtacttcaatttatcata includes these proteins:
- the LOC139854724 gene encoding RING-H2 finger protein ATL57-like, coding for MTPLISYHRNLLQEDASTAETVASPPPHFTSNSPFDSSLALTILILLTVLFFMAFFSLYIRRFSNITNSQEDSSQPPPRFHIRKRCGGLDAFTVRSLPVVPYGGESKMKTCSSECSICLSEFEDREMVKVIPYCRHAFHPTCIDTWLSSNVSCPLCRSTQLILSPN